The DNA segment CGCTCTCGCAGATGGTGTTCAGCTGGGCGGTGCGCAACAGCTGCTTCACCTCGTTGTAGGCGTCGCCGCCCTTGCGCGGCGCCTTGACCCACGCCGGCTTCTCGAGATGGTGGCGTCGCACGCTCTTGACGGTGCCCACGCGGCTCCTAGCGTTCGGCCAGGGTGAAGGGGCCGACGGTCTCGAAGTTCCCGTCGCGGAAGGCCACCTGCGCGCACTCGACGTCGGCGTCGTGCTCGAAGACCAGCACGTGGCCCTCCTCGGCGGCGCGGCTCAGGTAGGACTTCTTCTCCTCGAGGGTCAGCAGCGGGTTGAGGTCGTAGCCCATGATCCAGGGCACGCGCACCTGGCTGGCCAGCGGCACCAGGTCGCCGCAGAAGACGACCACGGCGTCCCCGGTGCGGAACTCCACCATCTGCTGCCCCGGGGTGTGCCCGTGGACGGGCAGCACGCGCACGCCCGGCAGGATCTCGCGGGCCCCGTCGACGAGTTCGAGCAGGCCGGCCTGCCGGACCGGCTCGAAGTCGTCGGGGCGGAAGCTGGCGCGGTCGCGCTCGGTCGGCTGGTGCGCCCAGCGCCACTGCTTCTCCTGCACCCAGTGGCGCGCCGACGGGAACATCGGCTCCAGGCCGTCGCGCCCCTGCCGCACCGTGCCGCCGGTGTGGTCGAAGTGCAGGTGGGTCAGCACCACGTCGGTGATCGCGTCGGCCGAGACGCCCGCGGCGGCGAGCTGGCCCACCAGGTGGCCGGCGCTGCGCTCGATGACGTAGATGTCCTTGTGCTTCTGCTCCCAGCGGTCGCCTAGCCCCGTGTCCACCAGCACGCGGCGGTCGCCGCACTCGGCGAGCAGGCAGCGCACGGTCATGCGGATGCGGTTCTTGTCGTCGGGCTCGTGGTGGCGCGACCACATGGTGCGCGGCACGACGCCGAACATGGCGCCCCCGTCGAGGCGGAAGGTGCCGTCGGTGAAGGCGCGGAAGTGCCAGTCGCCTCGTCGCATCTCGACTCCCGGTTCGGTCGTGGCTCCCGAATC comes from the bacterium genome and includes:
- a CDS encoding MBL fold metallo-hydrolase; this translates as MRRGDWHFRAFTDGTFRLDGGAMFGVVPRTMWSRHHEPDDKNRIRMTVRCLLAECGDRRVLVDTGLGDRWEQKHKDIYVIERSAGHLVGQLAAAGVSADAITDVVLTHLHFDHTGGTVRQGRDGLEPMFPSARHWVQEKQWRWAHQPTERDRASFRPDDFEPVRQAGLLELVDGAREILPGVRVLPVHGHTPGQQMVEFRTGDAVVVFCGDLVPLASQVRVPWIMGYDLNPLLTLEEKKSYLSRAAEEGHVLVFEHDADVECAQVAFRDGNFETVGPFTLAER